The following are encoded together in the Osmia lignaria lignaria isolate PbOS001 chromosome 6, iyOsmLign1, whole genome shotgun sequence genome:
- the LOC143305373 gene encoding uncharacterized protein LOC143305373, with the protein MTGEEGKCGGGTGGGAGVGNTNANTNVTDNMNNVNANVHANVNANINVSQQNGGPEKAPVVGGTNVETLPRAGKQSDPSTAFLRAARAGQLEKVLEYLESGVDINASNANGLNALHLAAKDGHLEIVRELLNRGAVVDAATKKGNTALHIASLAGQEEVVQLLVQRGASVNAQSQNGFTPLYMAAQENHDSVVKYLLSKGANQTLATEDGFTPLAVAMQQGHDKVVAVLLENDTRGKVRLPALHIAAKKDDCKAAALLLQNDHNPDVTSKSGFTPLHIAAHYGNDRIASLLYDRGADVNFAAKHNITPMHVAAKWGKIKMVNLLMSKGANIEAKTRDGLTPLHCAARSGHHEVVDILIEKGAPIGSKTKNGLAPLHMASQGDHVDAARILLYHRAPVDEVTVDYLTALHVAAHCGHVRVAKLLLDRNADPNARALNGFTPLHIACKKNRLKVVELLLKHKASIEATTESGLTPLHVASFMGCMNIVIYLLQHAASPDVRTVRGETPLHLAARANQTDIIRILLRNGAQVDATARVKK; encoded by the exons ATGACGGGAGAGGAAGGAAAGTGCGGGGGTGGTACTGGTGGGGGTGCCGGTGTGGGAAACACGAATGCGAACACAAACGTTACCGATAACATGAACAATGTTAACGCGAATGTACACGCGAACGTTAATGCCAACATAAATGTCAGCCAACAAAATGGAGGGCCGGAAAAAGCGCCTGTCGTCGGCGGTACCAACGTGGAAACGTTACCCCGCGCTGGAAAACAG AGTGACCCCAGCACGGCATTTCTTCGAGCAGCTCGAGCAGGGCAGCTGGAAAAGGTTTTGGAATATTTGGAATCGGGAGTGGACATTAATGCTTCAAATGCT AATGGCTTAAATGCTTTACACTTGGCGGCCAAAGATGGACATTTGGAAATCGTCAGAGAACTTCTTAACCGTGGCGCAGTGGTCGATGCTGCTACCAAAAAGGGAAACACAGCGTTGCATATCGCTTCTCTTG CTGGACAGGAGGAGGTGGTACAATTGCTGGTACAACGAGGTGCTTCTGTGAATGCACAGTCACAAAATGGGTTCACGCCACTCTACATGGCTGCTCAGGAAAATCATGATTCCGTAGTCAAATATCTTTTGAGTAAAGGTGCCAATCAGACATTGGCCACTGag GATGGCTTCACCCCGTTAGCAGTAGCGATGCAACAGGGTCATGACAAGGTGGTGGCAGTTCTATTGGAAAATGACACTCGTGGTAAAGTTCGACTACCTGCCCTCCACATTGCTGCCAAGAAAGACGATTGCAAGGCTGCTGCCCTACTTCTGCAA AACGATCATAATCCCGATGTAACATCGAAAAGTGGTTTCACACCGCTTCACATAGCTGCACACTATGGAAACGATCGAATTGCTTCCTTGCTGTATGATAGAGGGGCTGATGTTAATTTCGCGGCAAAg caCAATATCACACCAATGCACGTAGCAGCAAAATGGGGAAAAATTAAGATGGTGAATCTTTTAATGAGCAAGGGAGCTAATATCGAAGCGAAAACGAGAGACGGTCTTACACCCCTTCATTGTGCGGCACGATCAGGTCATCACGAGGTCGTTGACATTTTAATAGAGAAAGGTGCACCGATCGGTTCCAAAACGAAG AACGGTCTTGCACCGTTGCACATGGCTTCTCAAGGAGATCACGTTGACGCAGCGAGGATATTATTGTATCATCGTGCACCGGTGGACGAGGTGACGGTTGATTACCTGACAGCTCTCCACGTGGCAGCTCATTGCGGGCATGTGCGAGTTGCTAAGCTTCTACTCGATAGAAATGCCGATCCAAACGCACGAGCTCTAAACGGCTTTACTCCACTTCACATTGCCTGCAAGAAGAATCGACTGAAGGTCGTTGAGCTCCTTTTAAAGCACAAAGCTAGCATTGAAGCTACCACAGAG TCTGGATTGACGCCTCTACATGTAGCAAGCTTCATGGGATGCATGAACATAGTGATTTATTTACTGCAACACGCAGCTAGTCCCGATGTACGAACTGTAAGAGGCGAAACGCCTTTGCATTTAGCTGCCAGAGCGAATCAGACTGATATTATCAGGATACTTCTTAGAAACGGTGCCCAAGTTGATGCCACAGCAAGGGtaaagaaataa